CCCCCGCCTCCGGACGCATCCTGTCCGGTGGTGTGGACTCGACCGCGCTCTACCCGCCGAAGCGCTTCTTCGGTGCGGCGCGCAACATCGAGGACGGCGGCTCGCTGACCATCGTCGCCACCGCGCTGGTCGACACCGGCTCGCGCATGGACGAGGTGATCTTCGAGGAGTTCAAGGGCACCGGCAACATGGAGCTCAAGCTCGACCGCAAGCTCGCCGACAAGCGCATCTTCCCGGCGGTGGACGTGGACGCGTCCAGCACCCGCAAGGAGGAAATCCTGCTCGGCGCCGATGAGTTGGGCGTCGTCTGGAAGCTGCGCCGGGTGCTGCACGCGCTCGACCAGCAGCAGGCGATCGAGCTGCTCCTGGACAAGATGAAGCAGACGAAGTCGAACGGCGAGTTCCTGCTGCAGATCCAGAAGACGACGCCCACTCCGGGCAACGGCAACGACTAGTCTCCGGACTGCCGCCGACGCGTCTTTCGCAGGGGCCGTCTCCACCACGTGATGAGCGTGTGGGGGCGGCCCCTGCGGCGTTTCTAGCGGCTGTTGTGCGGGCTTTGGTGTGGGGTTTCGTGCCGGCTGTCGTACGGGTCGTCGTACGGGGGCAGATGAGCCCGGCGGTACGCGTACGGCGGCAGCCCGTAGGCCTCGCGGAAGGCGCGGGTGAAGGCGGCCGGGTGGGTGAAGCCCCAGCGCAGCGCCAACTCGTTGAGGGGGGTGGCGTGTTCGGCGGGATCGGCGAGGGCGCGTGCGCAGCGTTCCAGGCGCTCCGCGCGGATCCAGGCGCGGACGGGCAGGCGCTGGTGTTCCTGGAACAGGCGGTAGAGGTAGCGGGTGGAGATGTGCAGGGCCGCCGCGATGTGGTCCGGGGTGAGCGCGGGGTCGTGCAGGTCGCGCAGGACGAGTTCTCGCGCGCGCAGGTACAGGGTGCGGCGGCGGCTCTCGGCGGTGGGCGCGGTGCCGCTGCCGAGGTGATGTGCGAGGAAGGACCGGAAGAGGTCGAGCACGACCGTCTCCAGGCGGTCGGCGTGCACCGCGCGGTAGTGATCGGCGTCCTCGTCCAGGCGGTGCACGAGCTGGGCGAGGAGTGCGCCGGGCCCCTGATCGGCGGGCAGGGCGGTGGCCAGCAGCCCGTCCGTCGCGTGCTCGGGCAGGGGCACCAGCTCGCGGGGGACGAGGAGTCCGGTCACCGAGGCGGTGCCGCCCGGGTCCGGATGCGTACGGAGGGTGCTCGGGCGGGACGTGGTGCCGAGCAGCAGAGTGCCCGGGCCGCACTCGGCGTACCGTCCGTCGAGCTCCAGGGAGGTCAACCCCCGCCGTGGCACGAGGAGTTGGTGGCAGCGCGGATCGGCGGCCGCGATCAGGGCGGCCGGGCGGTCGGCGGTGAGGGCGCCGCAGGTGACGCCGAGGCCGGTGATCAGGCCGAGGCGGTAGCAGCGCAGGGTGCCGGTGAACTGTTCGGGACGGTCGGTGCGCAGCTCGGTGGGAAGGACGCTGTCGCGGGCCAGGCGCCGCCAGTCTCCGAGACGTTGGGCGTCCGGCAGGTGGCCGGAGCGCAGCACGATGCCGGTCATGTGGGAGCCAACCGGCGTGGGGCGAGCGGGAGTTGAGCGGTCCCGAGGCCGGTTCCGGGTGCGGCCCCGAGTCCGGCTCCGAGTCCCGTTCCGGGCCCGGGGGAGCGGGGCGGCTCGCGCAGGGCGTGGGAGAGGGCCATGGCCCGGTACTCGGCGGGCGCGGTGCCGAAGGCCCTGCGGAAGGCGCGGGTGAACGCGGCGGGCTGGCCGAAGCACCAGCGGGCGGCGATCTCGCGCACCGTAACGCCCGCCCGCGCCGGGTCGGCGAGCTCCCTGCGGCACCGTTCCAGGCGCTGCTCACGGATCCACCCGGCCACGCCGAGCCCCTGTTCCCGGAAGATCTGCTGCAACAGCCGGGAGGAGATGCCGAGGGAGGCCGCCACGGTCGCGGGTGCGAGACCGGGGTCGGCCAGGTTGCGGCGGACGAAGTCCTGGGCCCGCAGGAACAGGGCGCCGCGCCGGTTCTCGGCGGGCAGCGAGCGCTCGGCGTCGCCGCAGGAGGCGAGCAGGGCGGCACTGAGATCGAGCAGTACGGTGCCGAGCCGGGCGGCATCGTCGGGGCGGTGCCCGGGGCCCGGCGCTGCCACGTCGCGCAGGAAGTGGGTGAGCAGCGAGCCGAAGCCCGCGCCGCCGGTCAGCGGGGTGCTCAGGGTCCGCCGTACGACGCTCTCGGGCACCGGGAGCAGTCCGCGCGGCAGATACGCCTTGACCCCGGCGTAGTCGCTGTTCGCGCTCAGCGTGTAGGGCAGCGAGGTGGAGATCACCATGACCGTCCCGGGCCCGTGCCGGATTTGGTGTCTGCCCAGGTCCACCGAGAACTCTCCGCGCAGGGGCGCGTGGATGACCCACATCTCGGGGTCCGAGCGCCGGATCAGTCTCGGTGTACGGCACACCTGGAGACCGCCTGCCGAGGTCGAGGTGACCTCGATGGATCCGAGCGATACGGCCCGGTCCTGTGCGTCGAAGGAGCCGGGCCGCTCGGTGTGCAGCTCGGCGGGGCAGATGCCGTGCAGGGCCACCTGCCGCCAGGTGTCGAACCACTCGGCGCAGGAGATGTCGTCGCCTCGGCTCGCTGTCTCGGCCATGGTGTCTCCCTTCGTGTCCAGGGCCGGCACCGGTCGCTCAACCGATCGGCGGCCGCCCAACCACCCGCGCGTCAACGTCTCTTGAGCATCCCGGCCGGGACGTGCGCCGGAGCGGGCGTCAGGCCGTGATGCGTATGTAGTGGGCCCGCAGGCGCTCGCGGTACTCGCGCGGCGCCGTCCCGTAGGCCGTGCGGAAGGCGCGGCTGAAGGCGGCGGGGTGGCTGAAGCCCCAGCGGGCGGCGAAGACCTGGACCGGGAGGTGGTACTGGCCCGGGTCCTCCAGGTCGCGGCGGCAGTGTTCGAGGCGCTGGTGGCGGATCCAGGAGCCGACGGCGAGGTCGTGCTCCGCGAAGAGCCGGTAGAGGTGGCGGACCGAGATGTGGTGGGCGGCGGCCACGGTCTCCGGGGAGAGGTCGGGTTCGCCGAGGTTGCGGCGGACGAAGTCCTGTGTGCGCAGGAAGAGTTGGCGTCGGTGGGCCTCGGGCGACAGCGCTCTCTCGTCCTCGGCGAAGTGGGTGAGCAGGCCCGCGCACAGGTCGAGCAGCACCATGCCGAGGCGGACGCCGTCGTTCGGCCCGTACTGTCCGCTGTCCGTCTCCAGGGTGGTCAGGAACCGGTGCAGCAGGTGGCCGAAGCCCGCCTTCGCGGGCAGCGGGGTGGCGAGCATCCGGTCGACCGTACGCGCGGGCAGCGGCAACTGACCGCGTGGTACCCGGATTTGGACGATACGGGAGGGGCCCTGGGCCATGGTGTTGCCGCCCTCGTAGGGCAACGAGCTGCTGGCCAGGACGAATTGGCCGGGGGCTGCCACGGCGGTGCGGCCGGACTGGACGAGGACGGAGTGGCCCTGAAGGGGCAGGGAGAGTTTGTAGAGCTCGGCGTCGCGGTCGCGGATGAGGCGCTCGGTG
This is a stretch of genomic DNA from Streptomyces sp. NA04227. It encodes these proteins:
- a CDS encoding helix-turn-helix domain-containing protein, encoding MTGIVLRSGHLPDAQRLGDWRRLARDSVLPTELRTDRPEQFTGTLRCYRLGLITGLGVTCGALTADRPAALIAAADPRCHQLLVPRRGLTSLELDGRYAECGPGTLLLGTTSRPSTLRTHPDPGGTASVTGLLVPRELVPLPEHATDGLLATALPADQGPGALLAQLVHRLDEDADHYRAVHADRLETVVLDLFRSFLAHHLGSGTAPTAESRRRTLYLRARELVLRDLHDPALTPDHIAAALHISTRYLYRLFQEHQRLPVRAWIRAERLERCARALADPAEHATPLNELALRWGFTHPAAFTRAFREAYGLPPYAYRRAHLPPYDDPYDSRHETPHQSPHNSR
- a CDS encoding helix-turn-helix domain-containing protein yields the protein MAETASRGDDISCAEWFDTWRQVALHGICPAELHTERPGSFDAQDRAVSLGSIEVTSTSAGGLQVCRTPRLIRRSDPEMWVIHAPLRGEFSVDLGRHQIRHGPGTVMVISTSLPYTLSANSDYAGVKAYLPRGLLPVPESVVRRTLSTPLTGGAGFGSLLTHFLRDVAAPGPGHRPDDAARLGTVLLDLSAALLASCGDAERSLPAENRRGALFLRAQDFVRRNLADPGLAPATVAASLGISSRLLQQIFREQGLGVAGWIREQRLERCRRELADPARAGVTVREIAARWCFGQPAAFTRAFRRAFGTAPAEYRAMALSHALREPPRSPGPGTGLGAGLGAAPGTGLGTAQLPLAPRRLAPT
- a CDS encoding helix-turn-helix domain-containing protein produces the protein MIAREFRGEAHTGPELFACWQELARSSPTPTEIRTEDPDGFDARVKLLQLGETQVSYAHCGSLWSARTERLIRDRDAELYKLSLPLQGHSVLVQSGRTAVAAPGQFVLASSSLPYEGGNTMAQGPSRIVQIRVPRGQLPLPARTVDRMLATPLPAKAGFGHLLHRFLTTLETDSGQYGPNDGVRLGMVLLDLCAGLLTHFAEDERALSPEAHRRQLFLRTQDFVRRNLGEPDLSPETVAAAHHISVRHLYRLFAEHDLAVGSWIRHQRLEHCRRDLEDPGQYHLPVQVFAARWGFSHPAAFSRAFRTAYGTAPREYRERLRAHYIRITA